The genomic segment GAGGGACGATAAAATCTGTCCGCCCAGATAAGTCGGCCCCACGCCATTGCCCGAATAGCCAAAGCCATAAAAAATATGCGGATGCTGATTAAGCCGGCCAAAAAAAGGAATACCCGTTACCGACCGGTCAGAAGGACCATTCCATGAAGCGGCAATCGCCACGTCTTGCAAGGCAGGAAAAAATCGTTTCAAGGTATGAGTGAGCGACTGCTGATAAGCACTGGGCCGATCAAACGCAGCCAGCATCCGATTGCCATAAGCAAAGGTATTCCCCCCCTTACCCAACATTAATCGCCCATCTGCGGTACTGCGATAGTAATTCACAAAAATACGCGAATCACAGACCGCCACACCACGCGTAAGACCAGTGCGCTGCAAAAGATCGGGGCAAGGCTCGGTGATAATCATATCGGATGAAACCAGGGCAATGCTGCGTGAGAGCGCCGGGAACATCGTCGCCATAGAGGCATTGAGCGCCAGCACCACCCTGCCCGCGCTGATTTTGCCATGCGCCGTCACCACCACCGGCCTAGCACTTTCAATTAAGCGCTCCATCGGCGTGACTTCAAAAATCTGCACACCCATTGCCCTTGCCACCCGCGCCAAACCCCGTACCAGTAAGCCTGGCTGCACACTCCCACCCACAGGTGAAAACGCCCCTGCAATATGCAAATCTGACCCCGCCATCAGTTTAACTTCGTGCTCGGGCAAGCCGACCCAAGTTGACGCACTATGCCGCGCCAGCTCGTTCATTACGCCATCCATACTGCCCAGCTGAGCAGTATTAGTGGCGGTATAGAGCGTGCCATCGACACGCACCTCGGCGTCAATCTGATGATCGCGGCAAAATTGTGCAATCTGATAAACCGCGTCTTCCGAGGCTTTAACGATACGCAGCGCTTCTGCCTCGCCAAACAGCCTTTTCAGTGTTAAAAACTTCGTCGCCAACGTCAGCAGGCAGCCGCCATTACGGCCCG from the Iodobacter fluviatilis genome contains:
- a CDS encoding FAD-dependent oxidoreductase — translated: MSEFRPWWFEQALIKENSQPAVPLGQDLQADVCIVGGGYTGLWTAISLKMAKPELSVVVIEKDLCGSGASGRNGGCLLTLATKFLTLKRLFGEAEALRIVKASEDAVYQIAQFCRDHQIDAEVRVDGTLYTATNTAQLGSMDGVMNELARHSASTWVGLPEHEVKLMAGSDLHIAGAFSPVGGSVQPGLLVRGLARVARAMGVQIFEVTPMERLIESARPVVVTAHGKISAGRVVLALNASMATMFPALSRSIALVSSDMIITEPCPDLLQRTGLTRGVAVCDSRIFVNYYRSTADGRLMLGKGGNTFAYGNRMLAAFDRPSAYQQSLTHTLKRFFPALQDVAIAASWNGPSDRSVTGIPFFGRLNQHPHIFYGFGYSGNGVGPTYLGGQILSSLVLDADNEWTRSPLVTGPRGFFPPEPIRWLGANMVRNAIRRKENAEDRGAKPWLLDCKLAGFAAAAGKSDKA